TAACTACCCAGAAATAATACCGCCAAGGAAACAAATAGTTTAATCCGCGGGGCCACTTTCTTTTGCTCGGTAGGTAGCGGCGCCCACCCCAACAAAGCCGGAATCAAACGACTTCCTACTCCTAAGACAAGGCATAATACGTAAGCTTGAAGAGACAACAAACGAGCAAATGTATAAAAATCGCTGTGAATATTTATAACTTCGCCCAACATCAAGATAACACTTCCAAGAAGACCGGCGCCTAATCCGAACCCGACGAACAAAAAGGAATCCGGAGGATTGCTTTTACGTGCAAAAAAACGGCGGGCCATATACGAAATTAAAAAAACAAAAACCGCAACCACGGCTGTATAAAAATAAAATTTACTGCGCGGCAGGAGGCTTAAAAACAAAGTACTGATCAAGGCCAGTGAAATTCTTTGATCCCATTTTGTCGGACCAAAACTAGCCGTGAACTTAGGGGCCGCAGTCATTAAAAATCCGCAGACGAAACAAAGAAAAAAACCTCCAGTCATAATTTCCGGATGACGAAGTCCCGGGTACGAAACCATATTCCACGGAAAAAGAATCCACAAAAAAACTCCCCATACTCCAAAAGCCCAGCCCGCAGGGAAAAAGTATCTATAGCCGTCTATCTGAGTTGTATTCATAATGACCTCGCATCTATTCGTCCTTTTACAACATAGCAGGCTCCTTCCTAGTTCGTCTTTGATCAAGATCAAGAAATAAAAACTCCTCCACCTCCCTGGCGGATTTTAGGATGCCTCCCTTGCACTCTGACAAGCGTCCCCTTAAAACTACCTGCCTATTAATGGAGGCCAACCATGACTCCCGAGTTGCTAATGCCCGCGGGTTCGCTTGAAAAATTAAAATACGCCTTTCACTATGGCGCTGATGCCGTTTACGTGGGCGTACCTTTATTCAGTCTGCGCGCTCGAGAAAACGAGATGACGTTCGAAGACCTTCAGCGCGGCATCCAGTTTGCCCGCGAAAATGGGAAACAAATTTATGTCACGGCCAATATTTTCGCGAGAAATTTGAAACTGAAATCATTTCGAGAGAATTTTAAAAAATGGGTCGACCTAAAACCCGATGCTTTTATTATGAGCGATCCGGGACTTATGATGATTGCCAAGGAAACAGATCCCAACGTCAATATTCATTTGAGCGTTCAAGCCAACTGTATGAATTGGCAAAGTGTGAAGTTCTGGCAGCAACAAGGAGCCTCACGAATCATTCTTAGCCGCGAACTCCGTCTTGAAGAGATCAAAGAAATCCATGAACGAGTTCCTGATATTGAACTGGAAGCATTCGTACACGGTTCTATTTGTATCGCCTACTCAGGCCGCTGTTTGCTTTCTCATTACATGAGTTACCGTGATGCCAATCAGGGCGTATGCGACAACAGTTGCCGCTACGGCTACAATATCCATAAAGCGGAAACAAGTAAAGAAGACGAATATTACCTCGAAGATCTGCGCAACAAAGGACAGTTTTATCAAATTGATGAAGACGAAAATGGCACCTACATTATGAACGCCAAGGATCTTTGTGTGATCGAACATCTTCGCGAACTGCGTGATGCGGGCATCTGCTCCTTCAAAGTGGAAGGGCGAACTAAATCTCTTTATTATGCTTCGATGGTTGCAAAAATTTATCGTCAGGCCATTGACGACATGGCCGCCGGAAAGGACTTCGACCGGAATCTTTTGCTCGAACTTTCAAAAATTCCCAATCGCGGTTATCACAAAGGATTTGTCACCGGCAATCTAAGTCATCACTCTCAGGAATACCGTCATTCAACGTCACGTCACTACACGCAAAGATTTGCCGGGATTGTTCTTGGTAAATCTGAAAATTCAAATTTTCTAAAAGTTGAAACCCGACACCGGTTGCGCACCGGTGATGAAGTGGAAGTTATTTCTCCTTTAAAAACACAGAAAGCCGTGGTCGGAAAAATTCTAAATGCGAATAAAGAACTTGTTCCACAGGCCGGTGGAGGCGGATTGGTCTTTCATCTGGAACTTCCTGTGGAAGCTGCCCCGAATTCTTTAGTCAGTCTAATTGAGCACTCAGGGGGATGAGGCAATCCCACCTGAGCGCCTCCCGCACGGGATTTTATTTTGCCTGCGCAAGATACTTATCAAGACGATCTTTGTTCATTGCAAACTGCTTAGACATTTCTTGGGCTTTCGTTTTTACTTTGTCTAAGTTTTTCGGACTGCCAACTTGAACGACACCGACCATAGCCATCGGAAGATGGGCTTTACATTCATATAAGTAAAGGCCTTCTTCTTTCATTTGCACCGTGAACGGTTTTCCCGAAGGACTGCTCCATGGCTTGATTCCTTGCGGAGTTTCAACAGACGAAACATCGTGA
This region of Bdellovibrio sp. BCCA genomic DNA includes:
- a CDS encoding U32 family peptidase C-terminal domain-containing protein: MTPELLMPAGSLEKLKYAFHYGADAVYVGVPLFSLRARENEMTFEDLQRGIQFARENGKQIYVTANIFARNLKLKSFRENFKKWVDLKPDAFIMSDPGLMMIAKETDPNVNIHLSVQANCMNWQSVKFWQQQGASRIILSRELRLEEIKEIHERVPDIELEAFVHGSICIAYSGRCLLSHYMSYRDANQGVCDNSCRYGYNIHKAETSKEDEYYLEDLRNKGQFYQIDEDENGTYIMNAKDLCVIEHLRELRDAGICSFKVEGRTKSLYYASMVAKIYRQAIDDMAAGKDFDRNLLLELSKIPNRGYHKGFVTGNLSHHSQEYRHSTSRHYTQRFAGIVLGKSENSNFLKVETRHRLRTGDEVEVISPLKTQKAVVGKILNANKELVPQAGGGGLVFHLELPVEAAPNSLVSLIEHSGG
- a CDS encoding pseudoazurin — translated: MTELKKVVLAAILFSGSWASAAVHEVKMLNNGKDGIMVFEPGYLKVNKGDSIKFIPTDVGHDVSSVETPQGIKPWSSPSGKPFTVQMKEEGLYLYECKAHLPMAMVGVVQVGSPKNLDKVKTKAQEMSKQFAMNKDRLDKYLAQAK